In the Corynebacterium jeikeium genome, CGCCGTGTCGTCAGATGCATTGTGCTCGCTGGGGGTGGTGTTTTCTGCGCTGTCCGCCACGGGTCGCTGCCTTCCTTAAATTCCCTGTACTAGAGTCCCTGTACTTCTTTAGTGTTCAACTTCCCAATACTAACGCGCCCTACACTTCGGTGTTCGATATAGCACTACTATTTCAGCAGTACAGTTTTCAGGCATGAAGCGTTTACACGGCCCGGAACTGTCAGCCGCTGCTCGCAGCGCAGTTGAAGCGGTGTTGCCCTGGGTAAAGCATCCCACAGGGCAGCCCCGTCCCCCGCGCGCCGAAGTAGCTGCGGCGGTTCGCCTGTCTGCGGCTGTCTTGGAGGAACTGGCTCCTGGCCATTCCGTTGAGGTGCGGGTTCCCCCCTTCACGGCGATCCAGTGCATCGCTGGTCTGGAGCATCGTCGTGGCACCCCGCCGAATGTGGTGCAGTGTTCGCCGATTACGTGGCTGCGCCTGGTTGTGGGGGCCGAGGATCTTTTGGGTTCGGACGCCGACACCTCCGGAACCCGCGCTTCCGCCGTCGCTGAGCACCTTCCACTGTTTAAAATTTGAGCTCGCTTAGTCAGCGAAAGGGCACCCCTTTGGGTTAGTGCGGATGGGCTAGTAGAGTCGGCATAGTGGCAAACATTCAAGGCCAGAGAAAACAAACAGAGACAGAACCGTTGCTGAGCCCGTTCGACGACCGGGGTGAGACCGAGCCCCGGGAGGAATGTGGCGTATTCGGGGTATGGGCACCGGGGGAGGACGTTTCCAAGCTGACGTACTACGGCCTGTACGCACTGCAGCACCGCGGCCAGGAGGCCGCGGGTATCGCAGTGGGCGACGGCGACCAGATCGTCGTGTTTAAGGATCTGGGTTTGGTCAGCCAGGTGTTCGACGAGCAGTCGCTCGAAGCCCTCAAGGGGCACATTGGCATGGGACACAACCGCTACACCACTGCCGGCGGTAATAGCTGGGAGAATGCGCAACCCATGTTCCGCATGGCTCCCGATGGAACCGACGTGGCTCTGGGCCACAACGGCAACCTGGTGAACCACCGGGAGCTCACTCAAGAGGCCGCTCGGTTGGGTCTGGTTGACCCGAAGGAAAACCCCTCAGATTCGCTGGTCATGTGCGCCCTACTGGCCGCCGAGACCCGTGAAGGTCATGGCGTAGAGGAAGCAGCCATGGAGCTATTCCCGAAGGTCAAGGGTGCTTTCTGCGTGCTGTTTACCGACGGTGACGCACTGTACGCTGTCCGTGACCCGCAGGGTGTGCGTCCGTTGTCTATCGGTCAGCTGGCCGGTGGCGGCTGGGTTGTCGCTTCCGAAACCGCGGCCTTGGATATCGTGGGCGCCCGCTTCGTCCGTGACGTGGAGCCGGGCGAGCTGGTGGCCATCGACGGTGATGGTGTGCGTTCTCGCCGATTCGCAGAGACCAAGCACAAGGGTTGCGTATTCGAGTACGTCTACTTGGCCCGTCCCGATTCAGTGATTCGTGGTCGGTCGGTGAATGGCACCCGCCTGGAGATTGGCCGAAAGCTAGCCGAGGAGGCCCCGGCTGAGGGCGACCTGGTGATTCCCGTGCCGGAGTCCGGCACGCCTGCAGCCGTGGGCTATGCCCAGGCTTCGCGCATTCCCTTCGGTCAGGGGTTGATGAAGAACGCCTACGTGGGGCGTACCTTCATCCAGCCGTCGCAGACTATTCGCCAGCTGGGTATCCGGTTGAAGTTGAACCCGCTGCGCGAGGTCATTGAGGGCAAGCGCCTGGTGGTGGTGGATGATTCTATTGTCCGCGGCAACACCCAGCGTGCGCTGATTAAGATGCTGCGCGAGGCCGGGGCGAAGGAAGTGCACGTCCGCATCGCCTCGCCACCCGTAAAGTGGCCGTGTTTCTACGGCATCGACTTCGCCTCGCCCACCGAGCTGATTGCGAATAATGTTGATCCCTCGGACCCGGTGGAGGGCATTCGCCGGGAGATCGACGCGGACTCCCTAGCATTCGTCTCGACCGAGGCGATGGTAGAGGCGTCACAACAAAGCAGCGAGGAGCTGTGCGCGGCGTGCTTCGACGGTGTGTTCCCGCTGGGCATGCCGAGCGACGACCCGAACGCGGCGTTGGTAGAAACGATGCTGAAGCAGCAGGCGAAGAATTAAGAAAGCTTAGAAAGCAAGGACAAGCCATGAGTGAGCACCCCGATAACTCCCCGAAGCAGGCAGAGGGCGCATCGTACGCCGCTGCCGGTGTAGACATTGAGGCCGGCGATCGCGCGGTAGAGCTTTTCGCGCCCCTGGCCAAGAAGGCCACCCGCCCCGAGGTGCGCGGCGGGCTCGGTGGCTTCGCCGGCCTGTTCGCACTGGGTGATTATGAGAAGCCGTTGTTGGCTGCGTCCTCCGACGGTGTGGGTACCAAGCTGGCGGTCGCCCAGGCGATGGATAAGCACGACACGATCGGCCGCGATCTGGTTGCGATGTGCGTGGATGACCTGGTGGTTTGCGGTGCCGAGCCGCTATTCCTGCAGGATTACATCGCTATCGGCAAGGTTGTGCCCGAGCACGTTGCCAGCATCGTCGCCGGCATCGCCGCGGGCTGCGAGGAAGCCGGTTGTGCGCTGCTGGGAGGCGAGACTGCCGAGCACCCCGGCGTGATGGAGCCTCACGAGTACGACGTCTCCGCCACTTCCGTCGGCGTGGTCGAAGAGGCGAACTTGCTGGGGCCGGATCGCGTGCGCCCGGGTGACGTGGTGATCGCCATGGCTTCTTCCGGCCTGCACTCCAACGGTTACTCTCTGGCGCGCCACGTGCTGCTGGATACCAAGCAACTGCCGCTGGACGGCCACATCGACTCCCTCGGTCGCACACTGGGGGAGGAGCTGCTGGAGCCGACCCGTATCTACGCCCTCGATTGCCTGAAGCTAGCCAGCGAGTGTGACGTTCACACCTTCGCCCACATCACCGGCGGTGGCCTGGCCGCCAACCTGGGGCGCGTGATCCCGGACGGACTGGTCGCAGAGCTAGAGCGTTCCTCCTGGACCCCCGGCCCGATCTTCCGTCTGATTCAGGAGGAAGGTCAGGTCTCGCAGGAGGAGATGGAGAAAACCTTCAACATGGGCGTAGGCATGGTCGCCGTCGTCGCTGAGGACGATGCCGAGCGCGCACTCGCGATGCTGACCGCCCGCCACATCGATGCCTGGCGTCTGGGCGAGGTCCGCCCAGCACAGGATGGACAGTCCGGCGCGGTCCTGGATGGCGAGTACCGCAGCCCGGTGAACTAAAACGGGCTCAGGTTAAGAAAAACTCCCGCAGCTGTGCTTTTCAAAAGCACTAGCTGCGGGAGTTTTTCTACTGAATAGGTTGGCTTTTACCGCGACCCGTTAGAGTATTTGTCCTCGTAGTCGTCGGCGTAATCGTCGCTGTAGTCGTCGTAATCTGCAGCGTAATCGCTGTAGTCATCCTCGTAGTCGTCGTACTCGGTATCGCCGCGGGAACCGGACCCCCGGTTCTGCGACTGGCCAGAGAGTTCCCTCTGTAGCCTCTCCAGATCCATCTCCGGAGCGTTGTACTTCAACTGACGAGCAACCTTGGCTTGCTTTGCCTTGGCACGGCCGCGACCCATGGCCTGACCCCCTTGCGGTGTCCTCGAGTGGCGCGGGAGTTCGGCCACCCTTTTCGTTTACAAGTTAAGTTTCTTCCTGCCCTACACCATAGCGGGTACCAATCATTTTTTCCCAAAAGCCCCCTCCCACAGGGTTCGCAGGCGCGGGAGCTTTCACATTGAATTCCCCTATGACCTGCGCTGTTAAGGCTATGAGAAGGGGGTTGAGCCAAAGTGAGGTTTTCTAATTTTTCCCGCGCAGGCGGTTGATCGCGGCGCGACCCGGTCGGATCGCGTCGTCTTGATCCGCATTGGCAAGGTCGCTGGGATCAATCGATGCGTCGATCCCATCAGCGAGTAGCGGGGGGACGTCGCTATTTTTGGACGCCAACTTCTCCACCACATTGCGCTTCACCAAAGCCAGCGCGATCGGTCCGTAGTCGCAGTCGTGCACGCTGGACCCGACGCGGCCGATTGCGCGACCCCCTGCAGTAAGTTCGGCACCTACTTCGGGCAGTCGGTTGGCGGACCCGTCCAGCTGCAGCATTACCAACACGCGTGGAGATTTGCCCAGATTATGCACTCTGGATACCGTCTCCTGCCCTCGGTAGCAACCTTTGTTCAAGTGCACGGCGGCCTCGGTGGGGCCCGCGGAGACATCGTCTAGTTGGGTGGCGCCGCTGATTCCCCTGCCAATGAAGGCGGGAATCTCGTGGGGGATAGCACGATCGTCGGTATCCACACCCAGCACTGGCTGGCGTGCCTGCACGCGGAATGCGTCGTAGGCCATGCGCCCGGTGGGCTGGGCGATGTTGTTTAGCTCGTCCCAGGAGCGGGTGAAACCCTCGCGGGAAACCCACAGGTCGAGAGCCTGGAGTTCGCCGATAGTTCCGGTCCTCCATAGTTGCAGATCTATATTTTCTGGCACGTTGATCTTCAACTGAGCGGGCAGGGCGGCGGAGGAGGTGGCGTCATAGGTAAAGAGCGAAGAATCCGTGGCGAGGTCCGTGCCAATCACCGTGAGCCGCGCCCACGGCAGGCGCTCGACGGAGACCTGCGACCAGAAAACCATCTTGCTCAGATAATCCTCGAGTGCATCGGCGTGGGTGGCTGGTGTGTCGAGGATCAGCGCGTCCTCGGTGGCGAGGATGCCGAAGAAGTGCTCAACGTGGCCCTTAACGTCGAGGATCAGCCCGAAGGTAGCCTGGCCGGGCTCGATCGCGTTGACTTTCTGGGAGATCAGGTTGTTGAGCCAATCGCGGCGCTCCGGCCCCGAAACGCGGATTGCCACTCGATCCCAGAAGTCCACAAGGCCGGGCTTGCCATCGCCGACCCTGGATTGTTCGGTGAGAGGGTTGCCGTAGTGCCAGGCGGTGGCGGTGCTCTGAGCTTCGGTGGCCTCGCGGCCAGACAGCGCGCTGGCGCTAGGTGCGTGGTCGAGGATCGGGCTGTGAGTCAGATCAAACACACAACCCATCGTAGGACGGGGTGGGCTTGGCGTGCCAATAGCGGCGCTCTATTGGGCTTGAAGAACCTGCGGGATTAGTTCGGGAATAGAATGGGAAGCATGAGCAATCAGGAAGCAAAGTTCGTAGTCGTGGACGTCTTGGGGGAGGGCGGTACGGCAGCCACCGCCCAAGAACCGCAGGTCCGGGACGCGACCGTGCCGATGATCTACGCAGACGACCTGGCTGCCGTGCGCGGCGACGGGGTTTTCGAGACCTTCATGCTGCGCGGTGGCAACGTTCGTAACCGCGAGCGCCACGCCACTCGCTTCCTCAATAGTTCCGCGATGCTGGACCTGCCGGAGCCGGATCTGGAGCGCTGGTTCCGTGCCACCG is a window encoding:
- a CDS encoding sterol carrier family protein, which produces MKRLHGPELSAAARSAVEAVLPWVKHPTGQPRPPRAEVAAAVRLSAAVLEELAPGHSVEVRVPPFTAIQCIAGLEHRRGTPPNVVQCSPITWLRLVVGAEDLLGSDADTSGTRASAVAEHLPLFKI
- the purF gene encoding amidophosphoribosyltransferase, with amino-acid sequence MLSPFDDRGETEPREECGVFGVWAPGEDVSKLTYYGLYALQHRGQEAAGIAVGDGDQIVVFKDLGLVSQVFDEQSLEALKGHIGMGHNRYTTAGGNSWENAQPMFRMAPDGTDVALGHNGNLVNHRELTQEAARLGLVDPKENPSDSLVMCALLAAETREGHGVEEAAMELFPKVKGAFCVLFTDGDALYAVRDPQGVRPLSIGQLAGGGWVVASETAALDIVGARFVRDVEPGELVAIDGDGVRSRRFAETKHKGCVFEYVYLARPDSVIRGRSVNGTRLEIGRKLAEEAPAEGDLVIPVPESGTPAAVGYAQASRIPFGQGLMKNAYVGRTFIQPSQTIRQLGIRLKLNPLREVIEGKRLVVVDDSIVRGNTQRALIKMLREAGAKEVHVRIASPPVKWPCFYGIDFASPTELIANNVDPSDPVEGIRREIDADSLAFVSTEAMVEASQQSSEELCAACFDGVFPLGMPSDDPNAALVETMLKQQAKN
- the purM gene encoding phosphoribosylformylglycinamidine cyclo-ligase, with translation MSEHPDNSPKQAEGASYAAAGVDIEAGDRAVELFAPLAKKATRPEVRGGLGGFAGLFALGDYEKPLLAASSDGVGTKLAVAQAMDKHDTIGRDLVAMCVDDLVVCGAEPLFLQDYIAIGKVVPEHVASIVAGIAAGCEEAGCALLGGETAEHPGVMEPHEYDVSATSVGVVEEANLLGPDRVRPGDVVIAMASSGLHSNGYSLARHVLLDTKQLPLDGHIDSLGRTLGEELLEPTRIYALDCLKLASECDVHTFAHITGGGLAANLGRVIPDGLVAELERSSWTPGPIFRLIQEEGQVSQEEMEKTFNMGVGMVAVVAEDDAERALAMLTARHIDAWRLGEVRPAQDGQSGAVLDGEYRSPVN
- a CDS encoding DUF3073 domain-containing protein, with product MGRGRAKAKQAKVARQLKYNAPEMDLERLQRELSGQSQNRGSGSRGDTEYDDYEDDYSDYAADYDDYSDDYADDYEDKYSNGSR
- a CDS encoding YgfZ/GcvT domain-containing protein, translated to MGCVFDLTHSPILDHAPSASALSGREATEAQSTATAWHYGNPLTEQSRVGDGKPGLVDFWDRVAIRVSGPERRDWLNNLISQKVNAIEPGQATFGLILDVKGHVEHFFGILATEDALILDTPATHADALEDYLSKMVFWSQVSVERLPWARLTVIGTDLATDSSLFTYDATSSAALPAQLKINVPENIDLQLWRTGTIGELQALDLWVSREGFTRSWDELNNIAQPTGRMAYDAFRVQARQPVLGVDTDDRAIPHEIPAFIGRGISGATQLDDVSAGPTEAAVHLNKGCYRGQETVSRVHNLGKSPRVLVMLQLDGSANRLPEVGAELTAGGRAIGRVGSSVHDCDYGPIALALVKRNVVEKLASKNSDVPPLLADGIDASIDPSDLANADQDDAIRPGRAAINRLRGKN